One Coregonus clupeaformis isolate EN_2021a chromosome 33, ASM2061545v1, whole genome shotgun sequence DNA window includes the following coding sequences:
- the LOC121548731 gene encoding WD repeat and coiled-coil-containing protein, whose product MELGKAKLLRSGLNTLHQAIHPVHGIAWTDGKQVCLTSLYYANCEVKFGDTNVIGQFEHVFGLSWGPLCCSGAPALLAVQHKKHVTVWQLQLSALEQNKLLCTQTCEMSEPFPLLSEGCVWHPKMDILSVLTKKDASVLFCVRMDNRRVKADIKGSGLIHCACWTKDGTRLVLAIGSALHSYIYNDVQKSLLACSFCPIFDVGGYICAIESTGEAQVAVATELPLDRICGLNAGIAFDVSSDSESSLPGHSSPMVMLDEDGCIDPRRRSFDSERSYLSCSASGGPMDLTHLLAKHRRSDPSPLIHLRRRDHLTGSGQDSSHLILVTYERKVTSTSKISIPGILVPDIMAFDSRGSTVAVASNTCSMVLVYCITPSVMPNVQQISLQKNERPKGICFLSDKMLLLMIGIHKSNDPAFLPSSNTDKYILRLASKEIVYNGGTPASPSPNRESPIRRHSKHVLSKDEQQEIVEIKELVLPGGGVIQSHSPGSSNRRLVEEVRSPEPSSVDFPYSDLCRPSDQPHSNASSITVENFDMEPVNRMTMLSMAGQASRESSRTCSPYYNPRDKPHTEFPTLPKTTPLAPREKERNLEQLSQNMERIFSRFSEVQQCLTEIRDFTRNGKKGLGTSYPNACEPPYINITCQKQLSENVFIDERRPVLLCEGKLCLKVLQELFNLTVVEMVYGPLWIVLVADAEGFVPLIFKPKEELTVRNGKRKSPIRTPGSPDSFPSSPVKSHSSPDKSPSSPVKSYPNTET is encoded by the exons ATGGAACTGGGCAAAGCCAAGTTGCTGAGGTCAGGTCTGAACACGCTACACCAAGCCATCCACCCCGTCCACGGAATAGCCTGGACTGACGGGAAGCAGGTCTGCCTCACCTCCCTCTACTACGCCAACTGCGAAGTCAAATTCGGCGACACCAACGTCATCGGTCAATTTGAGCATGTCTTCGGCCTCTCCTGGGGCCCTCTGTGCTGTTCCGGCGCTCCTGCCCTGTTGGCCGTCCAACACAAGAAACATGTCACAGTGTGGCAGCTGCAGCTCAGCGCTCTGGAACAGAACAAGCTGCTCTGCACTCAGACCTGTGAGATGAGTGAACCATTCCCCCTGCTGTCTGAGGGATGTGTCTGGCATCCCAAGATGGACATCCTTTCTGTCCTCACTAAGAAAGACGCCTCTGTGCTGTTCTGCGTCCGCATGGACAACCGTAGAGTCAAGGCTGATATTAAAGGCAGTGGACTCATCCACTGTGCCTGCTGGACCAAAGATGGCACCCGGTTGGTTTTGGCTATAGGAAGCGCCCTTCACTCCTACATCTATAATGATGTTCAGAAGAGTCTTTTAGCCTGCTCCTTCTGCCCCATCTTTGACGTGGGCGGGTACATCTGTGCTATCGAGTCGACAGGCGAGGCCCAGGTGGCAGTAGCTACAGAGCTGCCTCTGGATAGGATCTGCGGGCTGAATGCTGGCATAGCATTCGACGTGTCCTCAGATTCAGAGTCCTCCCTACCTGGACATTCTTCTCCTATGGTGATGTTGGACGAGGACGGTTGTATAGACCCCCGCAGGAGGTCCTTTGACTCTGAGAGGTCCTACCTCTCCTGCTCAGCCTCCGGCGGCCCTATGGACCTCACCCACCTCCTGGCCAAGCACCGGCGCTCAGACCCTAGTCCACTCATACACCTGCGCCGCAGGGACCACCTGACTGGCTCCGGACAAGATTCATCCCACCTTATCCTGGTCACCTACGAACGGAAAGTCACCAGCACCAGTAAGATCAGCATCCCTGGGATCCTGGTGCCGGACATCATGGCCTTTGACTCCAGAGGTTCCACGGTGGCGGTGGCCTCCAACACGTGTAGCATGGTGCTGGTCTACTGCATCACGCCGTCCGTCATGCCCAATGTCCAGCAGATCTCCTTACAGAAAAACGAGAGGCCCAAAGGCATCTGCTTTCTTAGTGACAAGATGTTGCTTCTCATGATTGGCATACATAAGTCCAACGACCctgccttcctcccctcctccaatACGGACAAATACATCCTGCGCCTTGCCTCCAAGGAGATTGTCTACAACGGAGGAACCCCGGCGTCTCCCTCCCCGAACCGGGAATCCCCCATTAGACGCCACTCGAAGCATGTCTTGTCTAAGGACGAGCAGCAGGAGATTGTGGAGATTAAGGAGCTGGTGCTGCCGGGAGGAGGTGTAATCCAGTCCCATTCTCCAGGGAGTAGCAacaggaggctggtggaggaggtgaggagcCCGGAGCCCAGCTCAGTCGACTTCCCCTACTCTGACCTCTGTCGCCCCTCTGACCAACCTCACTCTAACGCTTCCTCCATTACGGTCGAAAACTTCGACATGGAACCCGTCAACCGGATGACGATGCTCTCCATGGCAGGACAGGCTAGCAGGGAGTCAAGTCGAACCTGCTCCCCATACTACAACCCTAGGGATAAGCCCCACACAGAGTTCCCCACCCTGCCCAAAACCACCCCCTTGGCCcccagggagaaggagaggaaccTGGAGCAGCTGTCTCAGAACATGGAGAGGATTTTCTCTCGTTTTTCTGAGGTGCAACAGTGTCTGACAGAGATCAGGGATTTCACCCGGAACGGCAAAAAGGGTCTGGGGACTAGTTACCCCAACGCCTGTGAACCTCCATACATTAACATTACATGTCAG AAGCAGCTGTCTGAGAATGTGTTTATAGATGAGAGAAGGCCAGTGTTGCTGTGTGAGGGGAAGCTGTGTCTGAAGGTTCTTCAGGAGCTCTTCAACCTCACTGTAGTAGAGATGGTGTATG GTCCGTTGTGGATAGTCCTGGTAGCGGATGCAGAGGGCTTTGTGCCCCTGATTTTTAAACCCAAAGAGGAGTTGACGGTGAGGAACGGAAAGAGGAAATCTCCCATCAGAACCCCTGGCAGCCCAGACTCCTTCCCCTCCAGCCCAGTCAAATCCCACTCCAGCCCCGACAAATCTCCTTCCAGCCCAGTCAAATCTTACCCCAACACAGAGACTTGA